The following are from one region of the Paenibacillus sabinae T27 genome:
- a CDS encoding toprim domain-containing protein — translation MSITIIVEGKNDRSRLRRLLKPEIDILCTNGTLNTLKLEALRKQVGDNEVYLYMDNDSSGKKIRGVLREAFPDAEHIYTRRGYAGVEGTPDEYNISQLEKAGLEEFIIYPEPLPY, via the coding sequence ATGTCCATTACCATCATCGTCGAAGGAAAGAATGACCGCAGCCGGTTAAGGCGTCTGCTGAAGCCCGAGATCGACATTCTGTGCACCAACGGTACGCTCAATACGCTAAAGCTTGAGGCACTGCGTAAACAAGTCGGAGATAATGAAGTCTACCTTTACATGGACAACGACAGCTCCGGCAAAAAAATACGCGGCGTCCTGCGCGAAGCTTTTCCCGACGCCGAGCATATCTACACCCGCCGCGGTTACGCCGGAGTCGAAGGCACGCCCGATGAATACAATATTTCGCAGCTTGAAAAAGCGGGGCTGGAAGAATTCATTATCTATCCCGAGCCGCTGCCCTACTGA
- a CDS encoding M3 family oligoendopeptidase: MKQPLSLTWELDSLFPGGSSSPEFERFLSDLEKDIGTLADKVRAAQAPADLESTRSLDGVIDLLQSCTARLVQASEFAGCLGAQNQQDKGAVRLSGTVAGLSARFQGVTSEFENVLRQTSDEVWAEWMARPEIAPLSFVLSESRDLAREKMSPELESLALELAVDGYHGWSEHYETIVSSIAIPYSDEDGEKKLSAGQAFNKLHVNDNKARKEMFAKWEQAWEGVADYAADTLNHLAGFRLKLYERRGWDDVLKEPLSINRMTRESLDAMWDVIVKSKPVLISYLERKAKLLGLESLSWEDVEAPIAKSSGKIPYDRAAEEIVTQFRKFSPKLAEFAERAFDSDWIEVEDRPGKRPGGFCVSFPLINESRIFMTYSGTPSNVATLAHELGHAYHSFLLDDQPVLNQNYAMNVAETASTFAEVIVSDAQVKAADSDEEKLALLEEKIQNSVAFFMNIHARFLFETRFYEKRKGGLVSAEEISALMMEAQKEAFGGVLSGYHPHFWASKLHFYITDVPFYNFPYTVGYMFSTGLYRLALQEGPSFADKYDALLRDTGVMTLEDLVRKHLGVDLTRPDFWQGAADLILEDISAFLEMTKHLA, translated from the coding sequence ATGAAACAGCCGTTGTCTTTAACCTGGGAACTCGATTCTCTCTTTCCGGGAGGATCGTCTTCTCCCGAGTTTGAACGCTTCTTAAGCGATCTGGAAAAGGATATCGGCACGCTAGCGGACAAGGTAAGAGCCGCGCAGGCTCCGGCCGATCTGGAGTCGACCCGGTCGCTTGACGGTGTGATCGATCTGCTGCAGAGCTGTACCGCGCGGCTGGTTCAGGCATCGGAGTTCGCCGGATGCCTCGGCGCGCAGAACCAGCAGGATAAAGGAGCCGTCCGCCTCTCGGGCACCGTGGCCGGGCTCAGCGCCCGGTTTCAGGGCGTAACGTCGGAATTCGAGAATGTACTGCGCCAGACCAGTGACGAGGTATGGGCAGAATGGATGGCCCGGCCCGAAATCGCGCCGCTGTCGTTCGTGCTGAGCGAAAGCCGGGACCTAGCCCGCGAGAAAATGAGCCCTGAGCTCGAGAGCCTGGCGCTTGAACTCGCGGTGGACGGCTATCACGGCTGGAGCGAGCACTATGAGACGATCGTCAGCTCAATCGCCATCCCCTACTCCGACGAGGATGGAGAGAAGAAGCTGTCAGCGGGCCAAGCCTTCAACAAGCTGCATGTCAATGACAATAAGGCGCGCAAGGAAATGTTCGCCAAATGGGAGCAGGCGTGGGAAGGCGTCGCCGATTATGCCGCCGACACGCTGAACCATCTGGCAGGCTTCCGCCTGAAGCTGTATGAGCGCCGGGGATGGGACGATGTGCTGAAGGAGCCGCTCAGCATCAACCGCATGACCCGCGAATCGCTAGACGCCATGTGGGATGTCATCGTCAAGAGCAAGCCGGTCCTTATCTCGTACCTGGAGCGCAAGGCCAAGCTGCTGGGACTGGAATCGCTCAGCTGGGAAGACGTGGAGGCTCCGATTGCGAAGTCCTCGGGCAAGATTCCTTACGACCGGGCGGCGGAAGAAATCGTCACCCAGTTCCGCAAGTTCAGCCCGAAGCTCGCGGAATTCGCCGAGCGCGCGTTCGACAGCGATTGGATCGAGGTAGAGGACCGGCCGGGTAAGCGTCCCGGCGGCTTCTGCGTCTCGTTCCCGCTGATAAATGAATCCCGGATCTTTATGACGTACAGCGGCACGCCTTCCAATGTCGCCACGCTGGCGCATGAGCTGGGCCACGCCTACCACTCCTTCCTGTTGGATGACCAGCCGGTGCTGAATCAGAACTACGCCATGAACGTAGCTGAAACGGCCTCAACCTTCGCCGAGGTAATCGTATCGGACGCCCAGGTCAAGGCGGCGGACAGCGATGAGGAGAAGCTGGCGCTGCTGGAGGAGAAGATTCAGAACAGCGTCGCCTTTTTTATGAACATCCATGCCCGCTTCCTGTTCGAGACAAGGTTCTATGAGAAGCGCAAAGGTGGACTGGTCAGCGCCGAGGAGATTTCCGCGCTTATGATGGAGGCGCAGAAGGAAGCGTTCGGCGGAGTGCTGTCCGGCTACCATCCGCATTTCTGGGCGTCGAAGCTGCATTTCTATATTACCGACGTGCCGTTCTACAATTTCCCGTACACGGTCGGCTATATGTTCAGCACGGGGCTATACCGCCTTGCTCTGCAGGAAGGGCCGTCCTTCGCGGATAAATACGATGCGCTGCTGCGGGATACCGGCGTCATGACGCTTGAGGATCTGGTACGCAAACATCTGGGCGTCGATCTGACTCGGCCGGACTTCTGGCAGGGAGCTGCCGATCTGATTCTTGAAGACATTTCTGCCTTCCTGGAGATGACGAAGCATTTGGCTTGA
- a CDS encoding DUF2225 domain-containing protein gives MTYLEPLYTIKVVCCNCEHEFETSRVRPSLKRAFRRDADFCAYYKEENPDYYVVRVCPSCGFASTENSVSRLADWQRKAINERISSRWQPRDFGGKRSWAEAMETYKLALICAQFIHDKERIVASLLHHIAWLYRYQGDNGQEQRFLQYSLESYIHVFEQDGVGGNDARLMFLIGEIYRRIGQFSEAVKWFSRLINDRRIMDASMIRAAREQWSVLREQMLGEESGPAAGTTLTGT, from the coding sequence ATGACCTATTTGGAGCCTTTGTATACGATCAAAGTAGTGTGCTGCAACTGTGAACATGAATTTGAAACGTCCAGAGTGCGTCCGAGCCTGAAGAGGGCTTTTCGCCGGGATGCCGATTTCTGCGCCTACTACAAGGAAGAGAATCCGGATTACTATGTTGTCCGGGTTTGTCCCTCGTGCGGCTTCGCCTCTACGGAGAACTCCGTGTCCAGGCTGGCCGATTGGCAGCGGAAGGCGATTAACGAGCGGATCAGCAGCCGGTGGCAGCCCCGGGATTTCGGAGGCAAGCGCAGCTGGGCAGAAGCAATGGAGACCTATAAGCTGGCGCTTATCTGCGCACAGTTCATTCACGACAAAGAGCGAATCGTCGCAAGCCTTCTACACCATATTGCCTGGCTCTACCGTTATCAAGGCGATAACGGGCAGGAGCAGCGCTTTCTCCAGTATTCGCTGGAGTCCTATATCCATGTGTTTGAACAGGATGGAGTTGGCGGGAATGATGCGCGGCTGATGTTCCTGATCGGCGAGATCTACCGGCGGATCGGCCAGTTCTCCGAGGCCGTCAAATGGTTCTCCCGTCTGATCAACGACCGGCGGATTATGGATGCTTCGATGATTCGGGCAGCGCGCGAGCAGTGGTCGGTCCTCCGCGAGCAGATGCTCGGGGAAGAGAGCGGTCCGGCTGCGGGAACGACTCTGACGGGGACGTAA
- a CDS encoding metal-dependent hydrolase, which translates to MDTATHFVMGFGLAGLSFVDPAVSSQPMLAGAVMLATVIGSQAPDADTALRLKSNAVYIRNHRGITHSLPFLLLWPGLITLVFSPIFGLNDARSVGHLALWSFIAVAIHVFSDLFNTYGTQAARPFTERWIAWNIIHIFDPFIFGTHVAAIALWVTGLIPPAPLFVTLYLIIVLYYIWRTAAHFRVTRSIMLKDIKHDPSDKYIVIPTITPRRWNVVKAKKAGDYYVGQLNYGRLEWFKHAVNSQHPAVEHSKNHPDIQAFLYFTSYAVAEVEELPSGYIVRWGDVRYLHRKQFPFVAVLVMDHHYHPLQTYVGWLSSEKLDERFAIEPGSMKV; encoded by the coding sequence ATGGATACCGCTACACACTTCGTTATGGGTTTTGGACTCGCGGGGCTCTCCTTCGTCGATCCCGCCGTCTCCTCGCAGCCGATGCTGGCCGGAGCTGTCATGCTGGCCACCGTTATCGGTTCACAGGCCCCGGATGCCGACACCGCCCTTCGGTTGAAAAGCAATGCGGTCTATATCCGAAATCACAGAGGGATCACTCACTCCCTTCCTTTTTTATTGCTGTGGCCCGGGCTCATCACACTGGTGTTTAGTCCGATTTTCGGACTAAACGATGCGCGCTCCGTCGGCCATCTTGCCCTCTGGAGCTTTATCGCCGTTGCCATTCACGTGTTTAGCGATTTATTCAACACGTACGGCACTCAGGCCGCCCGGCCGTTCACCGAACGCTGGATTGCCTGGAACATCATCCATATTTTCGACCCCTTTATTTTCGGCACCCACGTAGCGGCTATCGCGCTGTGGGTTACAGGCCTGATCCCGCCGGCTCCTCTATTCGTGACGCTGTATCTCATCATCGTCCTGTACTACATTTGGAGAACCGCCGCGCATTTCCGGGTCACCCGCAGCATCATGCTTAAAGACATCAAGCATGACCCCAGCGACAAATATATCGTCATCCCCACAATTACGCCAAGGCGCTGGAATGTCGTCAAGGCTAAAAAGGCAGGCGACTACTATGTCGGCCAACTCAATTACGGACGCCTGGAGTGGTTCAAGCACGCGGTCAACTCCCAGCATCCGGCAGTGGAGCACTCCAAGAACCATCCGGATATCCAGGCATTTCTGTACTTTACTTCGTATGCCGTCGCCGAGGTTGAGGAATTGCCTTCGGGTTATATTGTACGCTGGGGAGACGTCCGTTATTTGCACCGCAAGCAATTTCCGTTTGTCGCTGTGCTTGTCATGGACCACCATTATCATCCGCTGCAGACTTATGTGGGTTGGCTCAGCAGCGAGAAGCTGGACGAACGATTCGCTATTGAGCCCGGGTCGATGAAAGTATAA
- a CDS encoding SCO family protein — MRILLRYKWTWLMLLLALAMAAYLAASSWASRTGKLPVIGEVHDFSLENVNGDTVTLSDTEGKVRLVYFFFTQCPDVCPVTTFTLSQTQKLLIKDGSFGKDSSFLSISFDPQNDTREAIKTFADRFHANYGGWYFLRGDQEKVRNLAADSFKILIAGNSKDNFAHANLIGLVDRENRLRALYNAGDMDQVTPEFLEDAVNKLARE; from the coding sequence ATGCGCATCCTCTTACGGTATAAATGGACTTGGCTGATGCTGCTGCTCGCGCTGGCCATGGCGGCCTATCTGGCCGCAAGCTCCTGGGCTTCCCGAACGGGGAAGCTCCCGGTTATCGGGGAAGTGCATGACTTCTCCCTTGAAAATGTAAACGGTGACACGGTAACGCTGTCGGATACGGAGGGCAAGGTCCGGCTGGTCTATTTCTTTTTTACCCAGTGTCCGGATGTGTGCCCCGTTACGACCTTTACCCTGTCGCAGACTCAAAAGCTGCTGATCAAGGACGGCAGCTTTGGCAAAGATTCGTCCTTCCTCTCCATCTCATTCGACCCGCAGAATGATACGCGCGAAGCGATCAAGACGTTTGCCGACCGTTTCCATGCGAACTATGGCGGCTGGTACTTTCTGCGCGGCGATCAGGAGAAGGTGCGGAATCTGGCGGCCGATTCGTTCAAAATCCTGATCGCGGGGAACAGCAAGGACAATTTCGCCCACGCGAACCTGATCGGGCTGGTGGACCGGGAGAACCGGCTGCGCGCCCTGTACAATGCCGGCGACATGGATCAGGTGACCCCGGAATTTCTAGAGGATGCGGTGAACAAGCTCGCCCGCGAGTAA
- the cyoE gene encoding heme o synthase, translating into MDNQWRYQASSESAAMSAKLPPEAERATWRDFITVTKPGIIRSNLIAAFAGFWLASGWDVHYGKLILTLIGTMLVMASACVFNNYFDRDLDMKMERTKKRGLPTGRLKPNTVLVYAAGLGIAGLVSLFVFSGVLAGLFGIVGMFVYVVVYTLWLKRTSTWSTSVGAISGAMPPVIGYVAVTGKVDLGAWLLFAMLFLWQPPHFWALGIRRKEEYRAAGFPLLPVVKGTRRTKLQMIPYVALLVPVSVYMYVYDYAGIFYLIVSAGLSVTWLYLTLKGLWAKDDDAWAKQNFFFSINYLTLSLIAMVLNTING; encoded by the coding sequence GTGGATAATCAATGGAGATATCAAGCCTCTTCCGAATCCGCGGCCATGTCCGCTAAACTCCCCCCTGAAGCCGAGCGCGCCACATGGCGCGATTTCATTACGGTAACCAAACCGGGCATTATCCGGTCGAATCTGATCGCCGCGTTCGCGGGCTTCTGGCTGGCCTCCGGTTGGGATGTTCATTACGGCAAACTTATCCTGACCCTGATCGGCACGATGCTTGTGATGGCTTCGGCCTGTGTATTCAACAACTATTTCGACCGCGATCTGGATATGAAAATGGAACGGACCAAGAAACGGGGTCTGCCAACCGGCCGCTTGAAGCCGAATACGGTTCTGGTCTACGCTGCAGGGCTCGGTATCGCCGGACTCGTCTCGTTATTCGTTTTTTCCGGAGTATTGGCGGGTCTGTTCGGAATCGTCGGTATGTTCGTCTATGTTGTAGTATATACCCTTTGGCTGAAGCGGACCTCCACCTGGAGCACTTCGGTCGGCGCCATTTCCGGCGCAATGCCGCCGGTGATCGGCTATGTTGCCGTAACGGGCAAGGTTGATCTTGGCGCCTGGCTGCTGTTCGCGATGCTGTTCCTGTGGCAGCCCCCGCATTTCTGGGCGCTTGGCATCCGCCGCAAGGAAGAGTACCGCGCCGCCGGATTTCCGCTGCTTCCGGTCGTGAAAGGCACGCGGCGCACCAAACTGCAGATGATTCCCTATGTTGCGCTGCTCGTTCCGGTTTCGGTGTACATGTATGTGTACGATTACGCCGGCATTTTTTATTTGATCGTTTCGGCCGGACTCTCCGTCACCTGGCTTTATCTGACGCTAAAAGGCCTCTGGGCAAAGGATGATGATGCCTGGGCGAAGCAGAACTTCTTTTTCTCCATTAATTATTTGACGCTCAGCCTGATCGCTATGGTGCTCAATACGATTAACGGATAA
- a CDS encoding globin translates to MNPNESIYENLGGAEGLRRLVEVFYGKVQAHPRLGPLFPVDISPVMDKQYRFLTQFFGGPPLYSEVYGHPMMRARHMHVPITENRAEEWLACMGEALEETGVEEPLRTFVLQRLAGPARHFVNMPPAAD, encoded by the coding sequence ATGAATCCGAATGAAAGCATATATGAAAATCTTGGGGGAGCCGAAGGATTACGCAGGCTGGTGGAAGTGTTTTATGGCAAAGTGCAGGCCCACCCGCGGCTTGGTCCTCTTTTTCCGGTCGATATTTCTCCCGTTATGGATAAGCAGTACCGCTTCCTGACCCAATTCTTCGGTGGTCCGCCGCTGTATTCCGAGGTGTACGGACACCCCATGATGAGAGCGAGGCATATGCATGTGCCGATTACGGAGAACCGGGCAGAAGAGTGGCTGGCCTGCATGGGAGAAGCGCTGGAGGAAACCGGCGTAGAGGAGCCGCTTCGGACTTTCGTACTACAGCGGCTGGCAGGTCCGGCCCGCCACTTCGTCAACATGCCCCCCGCAGCAGATTAA
- a CDS encoding MFS transporter → MKTALWLYLFLFLAYFDLHAQYPVLTPFAISLGAGPAFIGWMMGMYSLTHLPGNLLAGVLIDRKGSRRYIVYSLVAAGVILLFQAYARLPWHLLLLRAASGFALAFLSPACMSLLASLSSDSEKQGKYMSGQGIVHTLASVLSPAAGAFIVAKAGFSGTFLSLGWLLIATGVMAFFSVPRAARNQPAKAVSAAAEHGHAKALISPEAASTKLVPFRFLLLPFFIAAAQGVLFFELPLSQAANGNKGILSTGILLSLLSLGALVTLSMLFMNRLPALWRIGAALLGMALCFFGLAAVPGIPPAVILFLMGTAKGVLFPALASLFISIGGPGRMGRIFSLQSIATSLGAFAGPVAAGQLRGFVSPYFIAFVLVMLALLIIPLPGSGKLSAYRPDWEGPAI, encoded by the coding sequence TTGAAGACCGCACTCTGGCTCTATCTGTTCTTGTTTCTGGCCTACTTTGATCTGCATGCGCAGTATCCCGTTCTGACCCCCTTCGCCATTTCGCTGGGCGCCGGTCCTGCCTTTATCGGCTGGATGATGGGCATGTATTCGCTTACGCATCTTCCCGGCAATCTGCTGGCCGGCGTGCTGATCGACCGAAAGGGCAGCCGCCGCTATATCGTCTACAGCCTGGTCGCCGCGGGCGTAATCCTGCTGTTCCAGGCGTATGCCCGGCTGCCGTGGCATCTGCTGCTTCTCCGGGCGGCGAGCGGCTTTGCGCTCGCATTCCTCTCCCCCGCCTGCATGTCGCTGCTCGCCTCGCTGTCAAGCGATTCGGAGAAGCAGGGGAAGTACATGTCCGGGCAGGGGATCGTGCATACACTCGCTTCCGTCCTTTCGCCGGCCGCCGGCGCTTTCATCGTAGCCAAAGCCGGCTTCTCAGGCACGTTCCTGAGCCTGGGCTGGCTGCTGATCGCTACCGGCGTAATGGCGTTCTTCAGCGTGCCAAGGGCTGCAAGGAACCAGCCGGCGAAGGCGGTAAGTGCAGCGGCGGAACACGGGCACGCCAAAGCGTTGATTTCGCCGGAAGCCGCTTCAACGAAGCTGGTTCCCTTCCGCTTTCTCCTGCTGCCCTTCTTCATTGCAGCCGCCCAGGGCGTACTGTTCTTTGAGCTCCCCCTGTCGCAGGCCGCAAACGGAAACAAGGGCATTCTTTCAACGGGAATTTTGCTTTCGCTGCTCAGTCTCGGCGCGCTCGTCACGTTGAGCATGCTGTTTATGAACCGCCTGCCCGCTCTATGGCGGATCGGCGCGGCGCTGCTTGGCATGGCGCTCTGCTTCTTCGGCCTTGCCGCCGTCCCCGGAATCCCTCCGGCGGTCATTCTGTTTCTGATGGGCACCGCAAAGGGCGTGCTGTTCCCGGCCTTGGCCTCGCTATTCATCAGCATCGGCGGACCCGGGCGTATGGGGCGGATCTTCTCGCTGCAATCCATCGCCACTTCTCTCGGGGCCTTCGCCGGCCCTGTTGCGGCCGGACAGCTTCGGGGGTTCGTTTCGCCTTACTTCATCGCCTTCGTTCTGGTGATGCTCGCCCTGCTGATTATCCCGCTTCCGGGATCAGGCAAGCTGTCCGCCTATCGTCCCGATTGGGAAGGTCCGGCGATTTGA
- a CDS encoding aldose 1-epimerase has protein sequence MKQVTKGQWCGYDTYILHSRDLEVTLLPRLGNNVISLWDRKEGREVLRRPEEADLDFYMQKPYHFGIPLLIPPGRISKGQFEFQGAHYQFDRNTAGDNHIHGLHRTQSWCVSDIEEDDEGCAVTTEFKTTDDPHWMQQLPAPLQFEMTFRLQDAVLYQTLKVTHLGSGRSIPFGIGYHTWFMIDGQPQRWSLKLPVESIYELNDQLLPSGKVLPLGPLEALNEGMNLQGTNFDTALRIGAMTPVQALLLRDDGYGLRYSGDGNYFRHWVVYTKGPADQYLCAEPYTWLPDAPNVSRDPDFTGLLTLSPGKSLELKTSIEIIYPEK, from the coding sequence ATGAAACAGGTGACCAAAGGGCAATGGTGCGGTTATGATACTTACATTTTGCACAGCCGCGATTTGGAAGTCACGCTGCTGCCGCGTCTTGGCAACAACGTAATCTCCCTGTGGGACCGAAAGGAAGGGCGGGAGGTTCTGCGCCGGCCGGAAGAGGCGGATCTGGATTTCTATATGCAGAAGCCCTATCATTTCGGCATTCCGCTCCTGATTCCGCCAGGGCGAATCTCCAAGGGGCAGTTCGAATTCCAAGGCGCGCATTACCAATTTGACCGCAACACCGCCGGCGACAACCATATTCACGGCCTTCACCGGACACAGTCCTGGTGCGTCAGCGATATTGAGGAAGACGATGAGGGCTGCGCGGTAACCACCGAATTCAAGACGACGGACGATCCCCACTGGATGCAGCAGCTGCCGGCTCCGCTTCAATTTGAAATGACCTTCCGGCTGCAGGATGCGGTTCTGTATCAGACCCTGAAGGTGACCCATCTCGGCAGCGGACGGAGCATCCCTTTCGGGATCGGCTATCACACCTGGTTCATGATTGACGGACAGCCGCAGCGATGGAGTCTGAAGCTGCCCGTAGAGAGTATCTACGAGCTGAATGACCAGCTTCTGCCCAGCGGAAAGGTGCTTCCGCTCGGCCCGCTCGAAGCCCTGAATGAAGGCATGAACCTCCAGGGAACCAATTTCGACACCGCTTTGCGGATCGGCGCGATGACCCCTGTTCAGGCTCTGCTGCTTCGTGACGACGGCTACGGGCTTCGTTACAGCGGCGACGGGAACTATTTCCGTCATTGGGTCGTTTATACGAAAGGGCCTGCCGACCAGTATCTCTGCGCCGAGCCGTACACATGGCTTCCGGACGCGCCCAACGTTTCCCGGGACCCGGACTTCACCGGACTTCTGACGCTTTCTCCCGGCAAAAGTCTCGAACTAAAAACCTCAATTGAAATCATATATCCCGAAAAATGA
- the trpS gene encoding tryptophan--tRNA ligase, which produces MKKVLSGIQPSGSLTLGNYIGAMKNFVKLQEEHQCYFMVVDLHAVTVPQEPASLREQSEAVAALFIAAGIDPARSNVYLQSHVPQHAELGWLMTTLTAMGELERMTQFKDKSSGKDTVGAGLFVYPALMAADILVYNADLVPVGEDQKQHLELTRDLAGRFNHRYGEFFTIPEPYIPKVGARIMSLDDGRKKMSKSNPNAGSYIALLDSPDVIRKKISRATTDSGREIVYDAANKPEVSNLMSIYSECSGLSLAEITERYEGQMYGGFKKDLAEVVVATLEPIQERYREIRSSGAITDILASGAERARAVASVTLAGVKDRMGFLPAR; this is translated from the coding sequence ATGAAAAAAGTTCTGTCCGGCATACAGCCCAGCGGCTCGCTGACGCTCGGCAACTATATCGGCGCGATGAAAAATTTCGTCAAGCTTCAGGAAGAGCACCAGTGTTATTTTATGGTGGTAGACCTGCATGCCGTCACCGTACCGCAGGAACCGGCCAGCCTGCGCGAGCAGTCCGAGGCAGTAGCCGCGCTGTTCATCGCGGCGGGCATCGATCCCGCCCGGTCCAATGTGTACCTGCAGTCCCATGTGCCCCAGCACGCCGAACTGGGCTGGCTTATGACGACGCTCACCGCGATGGGCGAACTGGAACGGATGACGCAGTTTAAAGACAAATCCTCCGGCAAGGACACCGTGGGCGCGGGATTGTTCGTATACCCGGCGCTGATGGCCGCCGATATTCTGGTGTACAACGCGGATCTCGTTCCGGTGGGCGAAGACCAGAAGCAGCATCTGGAGCTGACCCGCGATCTGGCGGGGCGTTTCAACCACCGCTACGGCGAGTTCTTCACCATTCCGGAGCCGTATATTCCGAAGGTCGGCGCACGGATCATGTCGCTGGATGACGGGCGGAAGAAAATGAGCAAGAGCAACCCGAACGCAGGCAGCTATATCGCCCTGCTCGATTCCCCGGATGTCATCCGCAAAAAAATCAGCCGGGCGACTACGGATTCCGGTCGGGAAATCGTATACGATGCGGCGAACAAACCGGAGGTCAGCAATCTGATGAGCATTTATTCGGAATGCTCCGGGCTGTCGCTTGCGGAAATCACCGAACGCTATGAAGGACAGATGTACGGCGGCTTCAAAAAGGATCTGGCCGAAGTCGTCGTGGCGACGCTTGAGCCGATTCAGGAGCGCTACCGCGAGATCCGCAGCTCCGGCGCCATTACCGACATCCTCGCGTCGGGAGCCGAGCGCGCCCGGGCCGTGGCGTCGGTAACGCTGGCCGGGGTCAAGGATCGGATGGGATTCCTGCCGGCGCGTTAA
- a CDS encoding YycC family protein → MRPLQISPETALMLSKQLGVPLEHLMHMPQHILLQKIAELSKKNTEEGNAEAGGEGKDKA, encoded by the coding sequence ATGCGGCCACTTCAAATTTCGCCGGAAACGGCCTTGATGCTCTCCAAGCAGCTGGGTGTGCCCCTTGAACACTTGATGCATATGCCCCAGCATATTTTATTGCAAAAAATAGCCGAGCTATCCAAAAAAAATACGGAAGAAGGTAACGCGGAAGCCGGCGGTGAAGGCAAGGACAAAGCATGA
- a CDS encoding alpha/beta-type small acid-soluble spore protein, translating into MGQVGQNQGRSSRSNNLVVPQATAALQQLKLEAAQELGVTIPQDGYYGNYTSRETGSLGGYITKRLVQLAEQQLSGRV; encoded by the coding sequence ATGGGTCAAGTAGGTCAAAACCAAGGTCGCAGCAGCCGTTCCAACAACCTGGTCGTTCCTCAAGCAACCGCTGCGCTGCAACAACTGAAACTTGAAGCGGCGCAAGAGCTTGGAGTAACAATCCCTCAAGACGGTTACTATGGTAACTACACTTCCCGCGAAACCGGTTCTCTGGGAGGATATATCACCAAACGTCTTGTACAACTGGCAGAGCAACAACTCTCCGGTCGTGTGTAA